The following coding sequences lie in one Opisthocomus hoazin isolate bOpiHoa1 chromosome 7, bOpiHoa1.hap1, whole genome shotgun sequence genomic window:
- the RTN1 gene encoding reticulon-1 isoform X2, whose amino-acid sequence MQASADSTKMDCLWSNWKCQAIDLLYWRDIKQTGIVFGSLLLLLFSLTQFSVVSVVAYLALAGLSATISFRIYKSVLQAVQKTDEGHPFKAYLEMEMNLSQDQIQKYTDCLQLYVNSTVKELRRLFLVQDLVDSLKFAVLMWLLTYVGALFNGLTLLIMAVVSMFTLPVVYDKYQAQIDQYLGLVRTHINTVVAKIQAKIPGAKRKAE is encoded by the exons ATGCAAGCCAGTGCCGATTCCACCAAGATGGACTGTCTTTGGAGCAACTGGAAATGTCAGG CTATCGACCTGTTGTACTGGCGTGACATCAAGCAGACGGGGATCGTTTTCGGCAGCCTCCTGTTGCTGCTCTTCTCCCTGACCCAGTTCAGCGTCGTCAGCGTTGTGGCCTACCTGGCCCTCGCCGGCCTCTCGGCCACCATTAGCTTCAGAATCTACAAATCGGTCCTACAGGCTGTGCAGAAGACGGACGAGGGCCACCCCTTCAA AGCCTACTTGGAGATGGAAATGAATCTTTCACAGGACCAGATTCAGAAATACACAGACTGTCTCCAGCTATACGTCAACAGCACAGTCAAAGAGCTGAGGAGACTCTTTCTCGTTCAGGACCTTGTGGATTCTTTAAAA TTTGCAGTACTAATGTGGCTGCTGACTTACGTGGGAGCCCTCTTCAATGGCCTGACTCTTCTCATAATGG CTGTGGTGTCTATGTTTACTCTCCCTGTTGTATATGACAAGTACCAG GCACAGATTGATCAATACTTGGGACTGGTGCGGACCCACATAAACACTGTTGTGGCAAA